From the Lathyrus oleraceus cultivar Zhongwan6 chromosome 4, CAAS_Psat_ZW6_1.0, whole genome shotgun sequence genome, one window contains:
- the LOC127074158 gene encoding 14 kDa proline-rich protein DC2.15, with protein MASKVAIILALNILFFTAVTSNYVPCPPPPPTADNHHHSHPKNPTCPRDTIKFGVCADILGLINVQLGKPPKTPCCSLIDGLANLEAAVCLCTALKANVLGINLNLPINLSLILNYCGKGVPKKFVCA; from the coding sequence ATGGCTTCCAAGGTTGCTATAATCCTTGCCCTAAACATCCTCTTTTTCACTGCTGTAACCTCCAACTATGTTCCATGTCCTCCACCACCCCCAACAGCTGACAATCACCACCACTCACATCCAAAGAACCCAACATGTCCTAGAGACACAATTAAGTTTGGTGTCTGTGCTGATATATTAGGTTTGATTAATGTTCAACTTGGTAAACCACCAAAGACACCATGCTGTTCTCTCATCGACGGTCTTGCTAATCTTGAAGCTGCTGTCTGTCTTTGCACTGCTCTTAAGGCTAATGTCTTAGGCATTAACCTTAATCTTCCTATtaatttgagtttgatccttAATTACTGTGGAAAGGGAGTTCCAAAGAAGTTCGTTTGCGCTTAA